In the genome of Camarhynchus parvulus chromosome 23, STF_HiC, whole genome shotgun sequence, the window aggaacaaaatgtaaacattgattatctgctgctgtggaatgcaacaggtgcatctgtgattggtctcatgttggatgtttctaattaatggccaatcacagcgCAGCTCgctcagactctgtccgagacagaagcttttgttatcattctttcctattctattcttagctagccttctgatgaaatcctttcttctattcttttagtatagttttgatataatatatataataaaataataaatcagccttctgaaacatggagtcagatccttgtctcttccctcatcctcagacccctgtgaacatggtcgTACTCCAGTCCAGCACCAAGCTGATCAAAGCACAGGGTGGGAATAGGTGCAGGAGTTGGAGCAGTGATGTTCCCAGCCATGATCCATGATCCATGATCCATAATCCATGTGGTCCTTTGGCTCTCAGATGTGAGCAGAAGACTCTCAGGAGAGGCTCCTGTGTCTGTGGACATTTTTGACTCCAGTTTTGGTGAACAAACAAATGAAGCTGCTTCAGCAAACccatttattgatttatttgtttaaagaCATGTATTTTACAGTGATGCCATGGAAACAACACCACAACAGGGTAATTTAGTGCATGGAAAGAGAGCATTCACATGTGTGTGAGTTGAGGTGACATCACCCAGCTAAGGACATCTCAGCTTGGACTagggagctctgtgtgcagtTCATGCTGGTCAAAGGCAAAATGTTCCTAAATTCATAACTGAACCAGCTCTCTGGGAGTGGGAATAAGCACAATTCTTGAGctgactcaaaaaaaaaaagaaaataaattgaatttattttttcatattttttctcctaattgttctaaaagaatttaattttaaaatcaccCCTACTGAAAAATCTTGGATATACTCAATATGCATCTTAAACTTCATGTTGCCTTtgtccctttttcttcccattttgctctgaaaaaaggaagaaagtagGGGAAAGGCTACAACAGAAAGAAGTTTGTCAGATTTTCTAATAATCCCTAGAGTTCTCTAAAATAGGTTCTGTTGATTTATTACATGCAGTTTAGTTTTGAAATAGTTGTGCTAATAGTGCCAGGAGTTACTGTAGGGAATCAAGTCATTACCAGAGCCTCATGTAGGAAACTTTCCTAATGCATTCTCTTTTCCTTAATCCTCACTGAGAGCTCAGTGGGGACGTGGCTCCaggagggaaggacagggagctgagctTCACCAAGGGGTGCTGGTAAAACTGGAAGGGAAAATGGTTCTGcttgaaagcaaaaatacttCTCTCACAGGCTAGAAGATAGAGCAAGGTTGGATCATTCAGCTGGGAAGCTTTCAGAAATCATATGAACATGATCCATAAACAACTTCAAGGATGACTTTTAAGAACCTCTTTCTCCCCTTGCTTGGAATGCTGGTCGTTTATCATTGTGCTGAAATGGAATCCCCTTTCAAAGATGAAACAGCTTCTTGTTTATTTAAACACAAAGTGGACGAGAGGCTGAAAGGTTtttctgccagcagagcagtcAGGGAGAGCTTGGTACAGCTCTGGAGCCCAAACAATGTGCAGCCTCCACGTCCTGCCCCGAGCTAagccagccctggggtgccTGCCTGGAGGGAGTTGGGGTGTCCTGGCCAGAACTGAGTCCTCAGTGGTCACCAAGAGccacaggagaggctgggggtgTGGGCCGGTGACCctcagagggacagggagctctCTCTCCTGCACACCTGTTGGCTCCAAACCTCAGAGCAGAGATGGTATGGAAGCAGTACAGCAAAGATTGGATTCACCAGGGTTACCCTGGGTGAGTTTCCCCTGCCCCTTGCCCTACCAGGGGAgtggagctccagcagcacgTCCCTGATCCACCCTGTGAGCCATGGCACATCcctcaggagcacagagcttCTGCTGAACTCTAGAGAAATGAAATGTGTCTCTATGTATTTATACAgagaaatcccattttaaatccccagggcagggagggagaggcctcctgtgacactgccctgagcagagcaggcagcaaagcCACGCAGGGCTCGCCAGTCCTTGTCCCAGTTCCTCTGCTCAGCTGTcagctctggcagagcaggagaatcCAGGGAATTCCAGCCAGTGCCATGCACACAGGGGGTTTCTACCCAATTCAAAAATTTGTTTCTCTCCTGCAGGACCTGAGCTGTGCCttccccctcctgcctccctcctgccacaCGTCGGGGTGGcaccagctgtccccagcttgGGATTgtcccacagctgggactggTTGAGCAGAGTCCCAATGTGCTTTTCTGCACAATGTGCTTTTCTGCACATAGGACTTCCATTGATTTCTACAGGAATTGTGTGTGTATGAAACAAGTGCAGAATGTGTAATGGAAACCTGCACTGCAGATAAAAAGGAGGTAAAAAACCGCAGCATGTACGGATccactgcccatggcagaagtgcatggctgctggagcagaccCCAGTCACAGTCtgtatgcattaaaaaaatgtttcagcaaCCTGTGGTTTGTTGGAACCTCTCATTTTCTCAATCTGCTGTGTGTTAAGTGGATCCTTCAGTGGAGAGTTCTGGGTGCAGCTGGGGTCCCTCTCGCAGGACGGCTGATTTGTGCTGGCAgcatttcctgggattttcttAAAGCTTTGGTGAGTTTCCCTTCCACAAGTGAGTCTCTGTCCTGTGGGACACCAGCCTCCATAGGGGCCAAGGTATGAACCACACACTCAGGAAGCTGGTTGTCAttttgattttgggttttgtttttttttaatttgaaataattctttGAAGCAGATTCAGGGCAGATGCCACTGACCTCTTACCACAAATACGTATTTGCAATGATAAAGTCATACAgcttaaaacacaaaataaggggtgagggaagagaaagaggcccctgctgtgtgtgtctgGGTCCCAGGTCAGGGAGAGTGGCCACGTGGGTTCAGTCTCATcccctggctgagcagagctgtgctggtgctgtgtgcttGGGCTCCATTTGAGGCCTTTGATCATGAAATCAATCCCATGTCTGGGTCCTTCACTGGCTAATGCTccacctctcctgcctgcagtgtccccacagagccctggggacgCTGTGGCTTTGCTCCCACTCCTCAGCAGCGTTCTCCCACAGCGCTGGGCAGGGTGTGTGTGCAGCCTCCTTCAGGGTGCGTGCGTGGCCTCTGTCAGTCCGTGGGTCAGTCTGGAGTATATGTCTGTCTCTGGACATGTTACATGGTGTAGCAGTGCTCTGTTCAATAAAGCTTTCATATACATAGCAGCAATGGAGTCTTGCCATCCATGACACACTGCCAGCTACTGGGCAGGGCTAGCGGGCGTCGCGGGCACTGTGGCCCCTCTCTGtttgttcttcctcttcttGGTGCCAGACTTTGTGTCTTTGGTGTCTTTCCGATTTCTGTTCCCGTTATCTTGCTTTCcttgctcttcctttttcttccttttccctgcagtaCAGCAAAGGGGCAATGTGAGGTGGAGTGAGGGGAACCGATTGGCCCTGTCCCcttcaccctgccctgctggttAATTCCTGTGCATTTAATcactgctcagagccccttcccctCAGAAcactcagcacagctgcaacCCTGGTCCATTCTGTAACAAGATAATCAAACTACCATTCATCCTGAAGGCTCtaattcctgggaaaaacagATCTATTCTGGTAGAGAGCTCCCATCATGGCAGCACGCAGGCATGCACCCCTGGCTGTTCTCTGGTCAcggaagaaattaaaatggggtttttttggcatgaGTTGGACTTGATCCTGAAGTTCTCTTCCATCCTTGccattctgtgaattctctAAAATAGGTGAAACCTGCAGCACACAACCAGCTGTGCCAAGGATCACCCCCCTgggggctgagccccttccacctgcagctctcccaggtgccatcccatccccatcccctgcatttcagaggagccaggagctgcccagcacaTTGGTGACACTGGACAATTGGCTGACTGCCTgtccctgagctccctgggctgtggggaaggatgggagccccccagctctgctcaccttcGGGGCACTGGCTCTTCTGCACCGTGCAGCGCCGCACCTCCGTggtggcagggcacagggacacgtCCCCAGAGGGCGCCTGCAGGATCCGCCGTGTCCGGTCCTCATTGCCCTTCTTGAAGCCGCAGAGCTTCCTTTTCTTGGAGCAGGGCCCCCACGGCCCCCACTCACTCATTTCACATTGTGCTGCAGAGAACAGGAGAGCCCAGCTGTAACTCCTGCTCGAGCCCAGACCACCCCAGAGCCCACCTCTCCCCCACCTCAGGCTGCAAGGGAGTCTGTGCTTCCCCAGCAGGTTCCTAAGTCCCTGAGCACCCCTTCGAGTCTGTGCTTCCCAGGTCTCTGAGCACCCCTTCAAGTCTGTGTTTCCCCAGCAGGTTCCTAAGTCCCTGAGCACCCCTTCGAGTCTGTGCTTCCCAGATCTCTGAGCACCCCTTCAAGTCTGTGCTTCCCCAGCAGGTTCCTAAGTCACTGAATACCCCTTCAAGTCTGTGCTTCCCCAGCAGGTTCCTAAGTCCCCTGAGCACCCCTTCAAGTCTGTGCTTCCCAAGTCTCTGAGCACCCCTTCGAGTCTGTGTTTCCCCAGCAGGTTCCTAAGTCCACTAAGGGTACCCTGAGGGGTTTGGATCATCATCTACACCCCCTGCAGCAGAACCCAGGGCAGacagggcagtgcagggctgctTACCAGGACTGCTGCACTCCATGGTGCCGTTGGCAGCAGCGTAGCCTTCGGGGCACGTCACGTAACATCTCCCTTTGTGCAAATACAAACCTTCCTTACATTTTGTGCAAAAGTTTCGACTGAAACAGGACTCACAGTTCTCAATTTTGCattctgggggggaaaaaattaataaaaaaaaatcaccaaagcCATCATGGAGTTTGATGTGAACAGAAGGCTCGAGAAGCTCCACAGTGCCAAGCCAGGGGTCTCGCAGCAGCCAGGTCTCTGAGCATCCTGTGCCACTCAGgagtgagttttctttgccccattccctgtgcaggacagcactgggagctgcagccactgccaggcCAGGATCAGGCAGGGTGGGAAGGTTTTGGGCTGGGGTTGAGCTGGGATCAGTCAGCCAAAGGGGAGGGTGCAAAggatccagccctggctccagctgcagctgcaggacaggctgcatggaaagggagctggaTGGAAAGctggctgtgagggtgctgTGCATGGACCTGCCAGGGCAGTGATCCCAAATCTCCGTGTCCAGCTCTTTCTGGTGCTCTGGCTACAAGATTCAAGTCAGGGATTTCACTCAGGGCCGCCTGAGTCTGGCGAGCAGTAGAGCAGGAAAAGAGGCACCAAGTGCCTGAAAGGATCTCCCTCCTCCCAAAGGGTGCCAGTCTGGCAACCCATGTAACAAAACTGCCCAGAGGTCCTGCAAGATCCACATCCAcagcctgtgcagtgctgagcagggctgttctCAGGCTGCcgtgctcagccctgccttACCCCTTCCCCAGAGCCACAGTGTTGCGctgtgatttcagggtttaccTCAGAACCTCAGGTCCCTCCCCTGAcaattccctcccaggtgtgtcagtcacctctcctttcccctcccagagctgtctgtcaatcctggaattccagaagggcattgagtgattggcagatccaaaggatgccctctacccctggggggcattgggccatccaggtgtcctttgtccctctgtccctcccctcctgtccctgcttggtggctccctgccccttccctgcccctctccccggggttcaaaggagcagcagccacgggctcagggagttctgttggagctggtgctgcattcagaggcctgtgggccagaataaagctctggatccaaaccctccatcagaaccgactcctttccttcaccatcgcctGAAAGCTTCTCTGCCacagggaaacctgaggagcagcccctggtatggggggaagctccatcccagcaccaccagagctcctgcaggcctggacttgtctgcagtgcccagagcagcacccagccagcccaaagtgtctgtggggtgaaacaccacacaccagccagcccaaagtgtctgtggggtgaaacaccacacacccagccagcccaaagtgtctgtggggtgaaacaccacacacccagccag includes:
- the RSPO1 gene encoding R-spondin-1, giving the protein MQLGLLVVVVFLSSMDPTGSSKVVKGKRQRRISTELSQGCARGCDLCSEFNGCLRCSPKLFILLERNDIRQIGICLPSCPLGYFGLRNTDMNKCIKCKIENCESCFSRNFCTKCKEGLYLHKGRCYVTCPEGYAAANGTMECSSPAQCEMSEWGPWGPCSKKRKLCGFKKGNEDRTRRILQAPSGDVSLCPATTEVRRCTVQKSQCPEGKRKKKEEQGKQDNGNRNRKDTKDTKSGTKKRKNKQRGATVPATPASPAQ